GGGCCCCACCAGGGGGTTTGTAAGTAGAGCCCTGTCTACAGGTAGCCGAGAGTCGGAGAGACTCCAAGAAGCTCAAAGGTACGTTGTTGTAAGGGGGTGGGTTTGGTGATCATGACAAACGAGTCAAGATCGGTGTCGCTGGGTTGGATCCGGTTGGCTGTGACGGTTGCCAGATCCTCCATCAGGGTAGCAAAGCTGTGTACTGGCATGTGATCGGTGCTCGCCTTGGTGCTCGCCTTTGCCATAGCACGCTCGATGGCTTGGATCCTTACTACGGCTTTGAGTTCATGCGTGTGTCGTGACCAACTCGGTCGACAACACGACCAACGATCAGTGGTGCGAACGTGGCGCCAACGATGTGGATCTCGGTTGGCTAGAGTCCAGGTTGGTGAGATAACGTTTTGATTAGGGAAGGGAATGTACTGGCTCTCCGTATCGATTAGGGCCGGGGGTTGATCGCTGGACGAAAAATACCAGGAGGATGATGCTCCCGACAAGGGGAACCAAGCCCACGAAGATCCAACCTCCGCTGTGGTTGGTGTCATGAAGCCGTCGAACGGTGATGGCCAGTGAAGGGATCACGAGAGCGAGTGCGTAGAGGTAGTAGATGATGAAGACGATGAGAAAATGGTGTGTGAACAACAGGAGAATCAAAAAGATGATTCCAACGATAGTGTTGGCTAGATACGCCTTCCAGAACTCGCTACGGGTCGATCGAATCCGGA
This portion of the Ferrimicrobium sp. genome encodes:
- a CDS encoding DUF805 domain-containing protein; the protein is MNTSDDEQGQPPSYDGSIGLPRYNASPEANLGYEPPAISVVDAYLRLWRLYTNFRIRSTRSEFWKAYLANTIVGIIFLILLLFTHHFLIVFIIYYLYALALVIPSLAITVRRLHDTNHSGGWIFVGLVPLVGSIILLVFFVQRSTPGPNRYGEPVHSLP